One Sphingomonas sp. SUN039 genomic window carries:
- a CDS encoding NADH-quinone oxidoreductase subunit M: MSFPILSVMIFLPLFAAVVCLFVSANTARWTALGTTLVLFGLGCLLWVNYEPGGAQWQFTEFSPVFGRFAWALGIDGIALMLIMLSVFLMPICIGASWEAITDRVGEYMAAFLLMEALMIGVFAAQDIFLFYIFFEAGLIPMYLIIGIWGGANRIYAAYKFFLYTLLGSVVMLVAMLWMVREAGTTEIPVLMQYDFTPEAQKWLWLAFFASFAVKMPMWPVHTWLPDAHVQAPTAGSVILAGVLLKMGGYGFIRFLLPMFPEGTAYWFWLVMGLSMIAVVYTSLVALVQSDMKKLIAYSSVAHMAFVTIGLMAFNRQGIEGAMLVMLSHGLVSGALFLCVGVIYDRLHTREIARYGGLANNMPKYALFFMVFTMASVGLPGTSGFVGEFLSLAGSYQANSWVAFVMTTGIILGAAYMLYLYRRVVFGTLDKDDVKAMPDLSLREIALLAPIVAAVFWMGVYPESFLKPMRGDVGALLARIERANPGGDAKLAMGVAKPAEAHHGETAAPAEGHH; the protein is encoded by the coding sequence GTGAGTTTTCCCATTCTCTCGGTCATGATCTTCCTGCCGCTGTTCGCCGCAGTCGTTTGCCTGTTCGTGTCCGCGAACACCGCGCGGTGGACCGCGCTCGGCACGACTTTGGTGCTCTTCGGTCTCGGCTGTCTGCTCTGGGTGAATTACGAACCCGGCGGCGCGCAGTGGCAGTTCACCGAATTTTCGCCGGTCTTCGGCCGTTTCGCCTGGGCGCTCGGCATCGACGGCATCGCGCTGATGCTGATCATGCTCAGCGTCTTCCTGATGCCCATCTGCATCGGCGCGTCATGGGAAGCGATCACCGACCGCGTCGGCGAATATATGGCGGCGTTCCTCCTGATGGAGGCGCTGATGATCGGCGTGTTCGCCGCGCAGGACATCTTCCTGTTCTACATCTTCTTCGAGGCCGGCCTGATCCCGATGTACCTGATCATCGGCATCTGGGGCGGGGCCAACCGCATCTATGCCGCGTATAAATTCTTCCTCTACACGCTGCTCGGCTCGGTCGTGATGCTCGTCGCGATGCTGTGGATGGTGCGCGAGGCGGGGACGACCGAAATCCCCGTGCTGATGCAATACGACTTCACGCCAGAGGCGCAGAAGTGGCTGTGGCTCGCCTTCTTCGCGTCGTTCGCGGTCAAGATGCCGATGTGGCCGGTGCACACCTGGCTGCCCGACGCGCACGTGCAGGCACCGACGGCGGGGTCGGTCATCCTTGCGGGCGTGCTGCTCAAAATGGGCGGCTACGGCTTCATCCGCTTCCTGCTGCCGATGTTTCCCGAAGGGACCGCCTATTGGTTCTGGCTCGTCATGGGCCTGTCGATGATCGCGGTTGTCTACACATCGCTCGTCGCGCTGGTGCAATCGGACATGAAAAAGCTGATTGCCTATTCATCCGTCGCGCACATGGCGTTCGTCACCATCGGCCTGATGGCGTTCAACCGGCAGGGGATCGAGGGCGCGATGCTCGTGATGCTCAGCCACGGGCTTGTCTCAGGCGCATTGTTCCTGTGCGTCGGCGTGATCTACGACCGGCTGCACACGCGCGAAATCGCACGCTACGGCGGCCTCGCCAACAATATGCCGAAATATGCGCTGTTCTTCATGGTCTTCACCATGGCGAGCGTCGGCCTGCCCGGCACGAGCGGGTTCGTGGGCGAATTCCTGAGCCTCGCCGGATCGTATCAGGCCAATAGCTGGGTCGCGTTCGTGATGACGACCGGCATCATCCTCGGCGCGGCCTATATGCTCTACCTCTACCGCCGCGTCGTGTTCGGCACGCTCGACAAGGACGATGTGAAGGCGATGCCCGACCTGTCCCTGCGCGAAATCGCGCTGCTCGCCCCGATTGTCGCTGCGGTGTTCTGGATGGGCGTGTATCCCGAGAGCTTCCTGAAACCGATGCGCGGCGATGTCGGCGCACTGCTCGCGCGGATCGAGCGGGCGAACCCGGGCGGCGATGCCAAGCTCGCCATGGGCGTGGCGAAACCGGCCGAGGCACATCACGGCGAAACGGCGGCACCCGCCGAGGGGCATCACTGA
- a CDS encoding biotin--[acetyl-CoA-carboxylase] ligase, which translates to MRVVETGSTNADMLALAASGSVHEGDWLIAERQTAGRGRQGRAWVSPPGNLYASGLVELRAGDPPASTLALIAGLAVVDALGVSGVSLKWPNDVLAGSAKLAGILLERQNDAVVIGVGANLAHLPDLPDRPTMSLAALGVTMSADTAISALVPAFARWLDLWRTAGLPAIRTAWLDRAHPVGTPLAAALPDGTRIEGSFDGLTPDCALQLRLADGTTRVIHAGDVFLI; encoded by the coding sequence CTGCGCGTCGTCGAGACGGGCTCCACCAATGCCGATATGCTCGCGCTTGCTGCCAGTGGCAGCGTCCACGAGGGGGACTGGCTGATCGCCGAACGTCAGACCGCCGGACGCGGGCGGCAGGGCAGGGCTTGGGTGTCGCCACCGGGTAATCTCTATGCGAGCGGGCTAGTCGAACTGCGCGCGGGTGACCCGCCAGCGTCAACTCTGGCATTGATTGCGGGTCTAGCAGTAGTCGATGCGCTGGGCGTGTCGGGGGTGTCGCTGAAATGGCCGAACGATGTTTTGGCGGGGAGCGCCAAACTCGCCGGCATCCTGCTTGAACGCCAAAACGACGCGGTCGTGATCGGTGTTGGGGCCAACCTCGCCCATCTTCCCGATCTCCCCGACCGTCCGACGATGAGCCTGGCAGCCTTGGGTGTGACGATGTCTGCGGATACGGCAATTTCGGCGCTGGTACCGGCCTTTGCTCGCTGGCTGGACCTTTGGCGCACCGCAGGGTTGCCCGCGATCCGTACGGCTTGGCTCGACCGTGCCCACCCCGTTGGCACGCCACTCGCCGCCGCACTGCCCGACGGCACCCGCATAGAGGGCAGCTTTGACGGCCTTACCCCCGATTGTGCCCTGCAACTGCGCTTGGCGGATGGCACGACCCGTGTCATTCACGCGGGCGACGTTTTTCTGATCTGA
- a CDS encoding DUF1467 family protein — protein sequence MKIQSAIAIYALFWVLSAFVVMPFGVRTHDEAGAAKVPGQADSAPFNFQPWRIVRRTTVVASIAFGLFLLNYTYGWVTPQSLDVFTPRELRGN from the coding sequence GTGAAAATCCAGTCGGCGATCGCGATCTACGCCCTGTTCTGGGTCTTGAGCGCGTTCGTCGTCATGCCGTTCGGCGTGCGGACGCATGACGAGGCGGGGGCGGCGAAAGTGCCGGGTCAGGCCGACAGCGCGCCTTTCAACTTTCAGCCGTGGCGGATCGTGCGCCGCACGACCGTGGTCGCCAGCATCGCATTCGGACTGTTCCTGCTGAACTACACCTATGGCTGGGTGACGCCGCAATCGCTCGACGTGTTCACGCCGCGCGAGTTGCGCGGGAATTAG
- a CDS encoding sensor histidine kinase KdpD, translating into MTDIPADQGRVDAAGRLQAADARLAALNARAGGAVGALVAVPSLAMLAHLAATLKMPVSRIVLAADGDRDVELQVQARPDGDGVALDIGGWTPRAPRSSWLVADWKRPVTGGEADADWTWATDAALRVTAASFVPGEEMTAASGIVGQPLTRLVRLVENEEGNLPILAALATASSFSGQRAVRRDRPDAEIELSGEACRDAAGNFTGFEGRATALAPKAVALDDLPAATTGADFAERLGKALRAPLDRIVARADTISAQADGPLRRDYADYAGDIGSAARHLLALVDDLADLEAVERSEFAIAGEPVDLADVARRAAGLLGVRAADKQVRIDRPDVDEVLTARGDFRRVLQILVNLLTNAVRYTPSGGMVWLRTEQDGDSAVVVVADQGKGIAPEDHARVFDKFERVDPSEPGGSGLGLYISRRLARAMGGDITLDSAPGQGARFVLTLPVV; encoded by the coding sequence GTGACCGACATCCCCGCCGATCAGGGCCGGGTCGATGCCGCTGGACGCCTGCAGGCCGCCGATGCGCGGCTGGCAGCGCTCAACGCGCGCGCAGGAGGAGCGGTCGGTGCGCTGGTCGCGGTGCCATCGCTGGCGATGCTGGCGCATCTCGCCGCAACGCTCAAAATGCCGGTGTCGCGCATCGTGCTGGCGGCGGATGGCGACCGCGATGTCGAGTTGCAGGTGCAGGCGCGGCCCGACGGCGATGGTGTCGCGCTCGACATTGGCGGATGGACGCCGCGTGCGCCGCGCTCGTCGTGGCTGGTCGCCGACTGGAAACGCCCGGTCACCGGCGGCGAAGCGGATGCCGACTGGACTTGGGCAACCGACGCGGCCTTGCGTGTGACGGCGGCAAGTTTCGTACCCGGCGAAGAAATGACGGCGGCCTCCGGGATTGTCGGCCAGCCGCTGACCCGGCTGGTGCGGCTGGTAGAGAACGAAGAGGGCAACCTGCCGATCCTCGCTGCCTTGGCAACGGCCTCGTCCTTCTCCGGACAGCGCGCGGTGCGCCGCGACCGTCCCGACGCCGAAATCGAACTGTCGGGCGAGGCCTGCCGTGACGCAGCGGGCAATTTTACCGGATTCGAAGGGAGGGCCACCGCACTCGCGCCCAAAGCCGTCGCGCTCGACGACCTGCCCGCCGCCACCACGGGCGCCGATTTTGCCGAGCGGCTGGGCAAGGCGTTGCGTGCGCCGCTCGACCGGATCGTCGCGCGCGCCGATACGATCAGCGCGCAGGCCGACGGGCCGTTGCGCCGCGACTATGCCGATTATGCCGGGGATATCGGCAGTGCCGCACGTCATTTGCTGGCGCTGGTCGACGATCTCGCCGACCTCGAAGCCGTCGAACGATCGGAATTTGCGATTGCGGGTGAACCAGTCGATCTCGCCGATGTCGCACGGCGGGCGGCGGGCCTGCTCGGGGTGCGCGCGGCGGACAAACAGGTCCGCATCGACCGCCCCGACGTGGACGAAGTGCTGACCGCACGCGGCGACTTCCGTCGCGTGCTGCAAATCCTCGTCAACTTGCTGACCAATGCCGTCCGTTACACCCCGTCGGGCGGGATGGTGTGGCTGCGGACCGAGCAGGATGGCGACAGTGCCGTGGTGGTGGTGGCCGATCAGGGCAAGGGCATAGCACCCGAAGACCATGCGCGCGTCTTCGACAAATTCGAACGCGTCGATCCGTCGGAGCCGGGGGGCAGCGGGCTCGGCCTCTACATTTCCAGGCGGCTGGCGCGGGCGATGGGCGGTGACATCACGCTCGACAGCGCACCGGGGCAGGGCGCACGGTTCGTGCTGACGCTTCCGGTCGTCTAG
- the nuoN gene encoding NADH-quinone oxidoreductase subunit NuoN produces the protein MGANLLFTLPELILSMGAIVLMLVAAWGDEKSTSTISIISVALLVAAGFAAAMPVTGYGIAFDGLYRADAFSAFAKCLIYLATGVCILIAPRFFAMEKLKPEYPVLILLATAGAGMMVSATDLITLYVGLELQSLASYVLASFMRRDQRSAEAGLKYFVLGALASGILLYGMSLTYGFTGTTGYAGIAKAYAMGAADNWGLLFGLVFVFAGIAFKISAVPFHMWTPDVYEGAPTPVTTLFASAQKVAAIAMFVRIAMSAMGSATDAWQQIVIFAALASIVLGAAGAIGQTNIKRLLAYSSINNIGFALIGFAAGTPEGAASVLTYMSIYIVMTLGSFLCVLQMRDANGEQVESISSLAGLSRTNGWLAAALAIFMFSLAGIPPLFGFWAKFAVFSAAINANLLLLALFGLSASVIGAFYYIKIIKIMYFDDAAPAFSPPASKIENALIAVSAVVIAGGYPLIGWLDALTNNAAKALF, from the coding sequence ATGGGCGCGAACCTGCTTTTCACGCTGCCTGAGTTGATCCTTAGCATGGGTGCAATTGTCCTCATGCTGGTCGCGGCATGGGGCGACGAGAAATCGACCAGTACGATCTCGATCATATCGGTGGCGCTGCTGGTCGCGGCCGGTTTTGCCGCCGCGATGCCGGTCACCGGCTATGGCATCGCGTTCGACGGGCTGTACCGCGCCGATGCTTTCTCGGCCTTTGCCAAATGCCTGATCTATCTGGCGACGGGCGTCTGCATCCTCATCGCCCCGCGCTTCTTCGCGATGGAGAAGTTGAAGCCCGAATATCCGGTACTGATCCTGCTCGCGACGGCAGGCGCGGGGATGATGGTGTCGGCGACCGACCTGATCACGCTCTATGTCGGGCTCGAACTGCAATCGCTCGCGAGCTATGTCCTCGCCAGCTTCATGCGCCGCGACCAGCGCTCGGCCGAGGCGGGTCTCAAATATTTCGTGCTCGGCGCGCTCGCCAGCGGCATTCTGCTTTACGGCATGTCGCTCACCTACGGCTTCACCGGCACGACGGGTTATGCGGGGATTGCCAAGGCCTATGCAATGGGCGCAGCCGACAACTGGGGCCTGCTTTTCGGCCTCGTGTTCGTGTTCGCCGGGATCGCGTTCAAGATTTCGGCGGTCCCGTTCCACATGTGGACGCCCGACGTTTACGAAGGCGCGCCGACGCCAGTGACGACCCTGTTCGCCAGCGCGCAGAAAGTCGCAGCAATTGCGATGTTCGTCCGGATCGCGATGAGCGCCATGGGGTCGGCAACCGATGCGTGGCAGCAGATCGTCATTTTCGCGGCACTGGCCAGCATCGTACTGGGTGCGGCGGGTGCCATCGGCCAGACCAACATCAAGCGCCTGCTGGCCTATTCGTCGATCAACAACATCGGTTTCGCGCTCATCGGTTTCGCGGCGGGAACGCCCGAGGGCGCGGCATCGGTGCTGACCTATATGTCGATCTACATCGTCATGACGCTCGGCAGCTTCCTCTGCGTGTTGCAGATGCGCGATGCGAATGGCGAGCAGGTCGAGAGCATCTCCTCGCTCGCAGGCTTGTCGCGCACCAACGGCTGGCTCGCGGCGGCGCTGGCGATCTTCATGTTCTCGCTGGCGGGCATCCCGCCGCTGTTCGGCTTCTGGGCTAAGTTTGCGGTGTTCTCGGCTGCTATCAACGCCAACCTGTTGCTGCTCGCGCTGTTCGGGTTGTCGGCATCGGTGATTGGCGCGTTCTATTACATCAAGATCATCAAGATCATGTACTTCGATGATGCAGCGCCAGCATTTTCACCGCCTGCCAGCAAAATTGAGAACGCCCTGATCGCCGTATCGGCAGTCGTGATCGCCGGTGGCTATCCGCTGATCGGCTGGCTCGACGCGCTGACGAACAACGCGGCAAAGGCGCTGTTCTGA
- a CDS encoding Hpt domain-containing protein, which translates to MAYDPGALEATLAAVAGEQGALIAELRAAFFEGADGHVTAMKAATAQPVWEQAALRLRSLAASFGLQRVMDAARDATSVPCGDARALQRIERALSVLRPADGG; encoded by the coding sequence ATGGCCTATGATCCCGGAGCCCTGGAAGCCACGCTGGCCGCCGTTGCGGGCGAGCAGGGCGCGCTGATTGCCGAGTTGCGCGCAGCGTTTTTCGAAGGTGCCGACGGGCATGTGACCGCGATGAAAGCGGCGACCGCGCAGCCGGTGTGGGAACAGGCGGCGCTGCGTCTGCGGAGCTTGGCAGCCAGTTTCGGACTCCAGCGTGTCATGGACGCCGCGCGCGATGCGACGTCGGTGCCTTGCGGCGACGCCCGCGCACTCCAGCGGATCGAGCGGGCACTGTCGGTGCTTCGACCCGCGGATGGCGGCTGA
- a CDS encoding ribonuclease J — translation MNVNLYGCDGKWLMVDLGLTFANNEYPGVDLVLPDLEFIEARRKDLVGIVLTHGHEDHIGAIPYLAADLGVPLYANPFTATLIRGKLDEEGLSKEVKVNVVKPGQKLQLGPFGIELVRLAHSIPDMDACLIETPYGRVFHTGDWKLDDDQVLGKSATETEMRAIGDKGILALVCDSTNAFNAEASGTEGSVRDGLMKAVGAAEGRVIVTSFASNAARLATLGQVAKANGRTLTVAGRSLDRIVNAARQNGYLKDFPETVDFDTAMRLPGNKSLVIATGGQGEDRAALARIAFDQHQIKVTDGDTVIFSSKQIPGNEVAIGRIQNALARKNVIMVTEKQAHVHVSGHPGRPELAKMYEWIRPEMLIPVHGERRHMAEQARFGLSQGVPRALIQSNGDVVRLAPKGPSITGKERTGRLVLDGDVILPADGATIGERRRLSQYGVISVAVAVDRSWQLVGSPQVRIQGVPVEEDRDDFLSEARDEAAAAIGKERNEDKLREKIRLAVRRVATDWTGKKPIVEVMVLQA, via the coding sequence ATGAACGTCAACCTCTACGGGTGCGACGGCAAATGGCTGATGGTCGATCTCGGCCTGACCTTTGCGAACAACGAATATCCCGGCGTCGACCTTGTCCTGCCCGACCTCGAATTTATCGAGGCCCGCCGCAAGGATCTGGTCGGCATCGTCCTGACCCACGGCCATGAAGACCATATCGGTGCGATCCCGTATCTTGCCGCCGATCTCGGCGTGCCGCTTTACGCCAATCCGTTCACCGCAACCTTGATTCGAGGGAAACTCGATGAAGAGGGCCTATCCAAAGAGGTGAAAGTCAACGTCGTGAAGCCTGGGCAGAAGCTACAGCTCGGGCCGTTCGGCATCGAACTGGTCCGCCTCGCGCACTCGATCCCCGATATGGACGCGTGTCTCATCGAGACGCCCTATGGCCGCGTGTTCCACACCGGCGACTGGAAGCTCGACGACGACCAAGTGCTCGGCAAGTCCGCGACCGAGACCGAGATGCGCGCCATCGGCGACAAGGGTATTTTGGCGCTTGTGTGCGATTCCACCAACGCGTTCAACGCCGAGGCATCGGGTACCGAGGGCAGCGTGCGTGACGGCCTGATGAAGGCGGTCGGAGCGGCCGAGGGGCGTGTCATCGTCACCAGTTTCGCCTCGAACGCGGCGCGTCTGGCGACGCTGGGGCAGGTGGCGAAGGCGAACGGGCGTACCTTGACAGTCGCCGGTCGTTCGCTCGACCGTATCGTCAACGCCGCGCGCCAGAACGGTTACCTGAAGGATTTCCCCGAGACTGTCGATTTCGACACGGCAATGCGGTTGCCGGGAAACAAGAGCCTCGTCATCGCGACCGGGGGGCAGGGCGAAGATCGCGCGGCACTCGCGCGCATCGCGTTCGACCAGCACCAGATCAAGGTGACCGACGGCGACACCGTCATCTTCTCGTCGAAACAGATTCCCGGCAACGAAGTCGCCATCGGCCGCATCCAGAACGCCCTTGCGCGCAAGAATGTCATCATGGTCACCGAGAAACAGGCGCATGTGCATGTGTCGGGCCATCCCGGACGGCCCGAACTTGCCAAGATGTACGAATGGATCCGGCCCGAGATGCTGATCCCGGTGCACGGCGAACGACGTCATATGGCCGAACAGGCACGCTTCGGGCTGAGTCAGGGTGTGCCGCGCGCGCTGATCCAGTCGAACGGCGATGTCGTCCGCCTCGCGCCTAAGGGGCCGTCGATCACGGGCAAGGAGCGCACCGGGCGACTGGTGCTCGACGGCGACGTCATCCTGCCCGCCGACGGTGCCACTATCGGCGAACGGCGGCGGCTGTCGCAGTACGGCGTCATTTCCGTCGCGGTGGCGGTCGATCGCAGCTGGCAGCTCGTCGGCAGCCCGCAGGTCCGCATCCAGGGCGTCCCCGTCGAGGAGGACCGCGACGACTTCCTGTCCGAAGCGCGCGACGAAGCCGCGGCGGCTATCGGCAAGGAGCGCAACGAGGACAAGTTGCGCGAGAAGATCAGGCTCGCGGTGCGCCGCGTCGCGACCGACTGGACCGGCAAGAAACCGATTGTCGAGGTGATGGTGCTGCAGGCGTGA
- the nuoL gene encoding NADH-quinone oxidoreductase subunit L, whose product MVFLPLLAALVAGLGNRVIGTVAAKAVTTGALFASCAIAWSIFAQYMHGAPAQVVPVLDWIRSGDMVVDWSLRIDSLTAVMLVVITSVSALVHLYSWGYMAEDPSQPRFFAYLSLFTFAMLMLVTADNLVQMFFGWEGVGLASYLLIGFWYHKPSANAAAIKAFVVNRVGDFGFSLGIFGTFLVFGTVSIPAILEAAPGMAGSSIGFLGMRVDTMTLLCLLLFVGAMGKSAQLGLHTWLPDAMEGPTPVSALIHAATMVTAGVFMVCRLSPMFVTSPTAMTVVTYVGAATALFAATVGTTQTDIKRVIAYSTCSQLGYMFFAAGVGLFGGAMFHLFTHAFFKALLFLGAGSVIHAMHHEQDMRYYGGLRKHIPLTFYAMLAGTLAITGVGIAGVFGFAGFYSKDAIIEATYASNTPHGTVAFWVAVFAALLTSFYSWRLMFLTFWGKPRWAGSEHIQHAAHDAHHGHDDHHAPAHHDAKVDDGTAGYHPHESPWSMLVPLALLSVGAVFAGYVFHGMFLEAAEAPEFWRGSVAFSEHLAHAMHEVPALVKLSATIVMLLGFGTAWLAYIKSPDIPARFVASAGGLYRFLLNKWYWDELYDRLFVKPAFAFGRLFWKTGDEGTIDRFGPNGAAAVVAMGSRAAVRFQSGYLYTYALVMLLGLAAAASWVMTR is encoded by the coding sequence ATGGTCTTCCTGCCTTTGCTCGCCGCGCTCGTGGCGGGCCTTGGCAACCGCGTGATCGGCACTGTCGCTGCCAAGGCCGTGACCACCGGCGCGCTGTTCGCCTCATGCGCGATCGCGTGGAGCATATTCGCACAGTACATGCACGGCGCGCCCGCGCAGGTCGTGCCGGTGCTCGACTGGATCCGCTCGGGTGACATGGTCGTCGACTGGTCGCTGCGCATCGACAGCCTGACCGCGGTCATGCTCGTCGTCATCACCAGCGTGTCGGCGCTCGTCCACCTGTATAGCTGGGGCTACATGGCCGAAGACCCAAGCCAGCCGCGCTTCTTCGCCTATCTCTCGCTGTTCACCTTCGCGATGCTGATGCTGGTGACGGCCGACAATCTCGTCCAGATGTTCTTCGGCTGGGAAGGGGTGGGCCTCGCGTCCTACCTGCTCATCGGCTTCTGGTATCACAAGCCCAGCGCGAACGCGGCCGCGATCAAGGCGTTCGTCGTCAATCGCGTCGGGGACTTCGGTTTTTCGCTCGGGATATTCGGGACGTTCCTGGTGTTCGGCACGGTGTCGATCCCGGCGATCCTCGAAGCCGCACCCGGCATGGCAGGGAGCAGCATCGGCTTCCTCGGGATGCGCGTCGATACGATGACGTTGCTGTGCCTGCTGCTGTTCGTCGGCGCGATGGGCAAGTCGGCGCAGCTCGGGCTACACACCTGGCTACCCGATGCGATGGAGGGGCCGACGCCCGTCTCCGCGCTAATCCATGCCGCGACGATGGTGACGGCAGGCGTGTTCATGGTGTGCCGCCTGTCGCCGATGTTCGTGACGTCGCCGACCGCAATGACCGTTGTCACCTATGTCGGTGCCGCAACCGCGCTGTTCGCCGCGACCGTCGGCACGACGCAAACCGATATCAAGCGCGTGATTGCATACTCAACATGTAGCCAGCTTGGTTATATGTTCTTCGCGGCGGGCGTCGGGCTGTTCGGCGGCGCGATGTTCCACCTGTTCACCCATGCGTTCTTCAAGGCGCTGCTGTTCCTCGGCGCGGGCAGCGTGATCCACGCGATGCACCATGAGCAGGACATGCGCTATTATGGCGGCCTGCGGAAGCACATCCCGCTGACCTTCTACGCGATGCTCGCGGGGACGCTGGCGATCACCGGCGTCGGTATCGCGGGGGTGTTCGGCTTTGCGGGTTTCTATTCGAAGGACGCGATCATCGAGGCGACATACGCCAGCAATACGCCGCACGGGACGGTCGCCTTTTGGGTCGCGGTGTTCGCGGCGCTGCTGACCAGCTTCTATTCGTGGCGGCTGATGTTCCTGACATTTTGGGGAAAACCGCGCTGGGCAGGCAGCGAGCATATCCAGCATGCGGCGCATGACGCGCATCACGGCCATGACGACCACCACGCGCCCGCCCATCACGACGCCAAGGTGGATGACGGCACCGCAGGATACCACCCGCACGAAAGCCCGTGGTCGATGCTGGTGCCGCTCGCGTTGCTGTCGGTCGGCGCGGTGTTCGCCGGGTACGTCTTCCACGGCATGTTCCTCGAAGCCGCAGAAGCGCCCGAGTTCTGGCGGGGTAGCGTCGCATTTAGCGAGCATCTGGCGCACGCGATGCACGAGGTGCCCGCGCTGGTGAAGCTGTCGGCGACCATCGTGATGCTGCTCGGCTTCGGCACGGCGTGGCTTGCCTATATCAAGTCGCCTGACATTCCAGCGCGGTTCGTCGCGTCGGCGGGCGGCCTTTACCGTTTCCTGCTCAACAAATGGTATTGGGATGAGCTGTACGACCGGTTGTTCGTGAAGCCCGCCTTCGCGTTCGGGCGCTTGTTCTGGAAGACCGGCGACGAAGGGACCATCGACCGTTTCGGCCCCAACGGCGCGGCCGCTGTTGTTGCAATGGGCAGCCGCGCGGCGGTCCGCTTCCAGTCGGGCTATCTCTACACATATGCGCTGGTGATGCTGCTCGGCCTCGCGGCGGCGGCAAGCTGGGTGATGACGCGGTGA
- a CDS encoding type III pantothenate kinase — protein MLLAIDAGNTNIKFALVNDDGTPRSRWRIATDARRTADEYAVWLIRLIELEGLTREVVTDVAISTVVPRALYNIQSLALKYFGVEALVAGRAPLEYGIALDVDEPRSVGSDRACNAIAAHAGHPGDLIVISFGTATTIDHVDFSGAYKGGIIAPGLNLSLDALVAAAAKLPRIAIEAPATDTVIGRTTESQMLIGIYWGYVAMIEGLVSRMKAEIGRPVQVIATGGLAALFQQHSHLFDSVDADLTLKGLSLLWRRSVKAPM, from the coding sequence ATGCTGCTCGCCATCGACGCCGGAAATACCAACATCAAGTTCGCGCTGGTCAATGACGACGGCACCCCGCGCAGTCGCTGGCGGATCGCGACCGATGCGCGTCGCACGGCGGACGAATATGCGGTGTGGCTGATCCGCCTGATCGAGCTCGAAGGGCTGACGCGCGAGGTGGTGACCGATGTCGCGATCTCGACCGTCGTTCCGCGCGCGCTCTACAACATCCAGTCGCTCGCCCTGAAATACTTCGGCGTCGAGGCATTGGTCGCGGGGCGCGCACCGCTGGAATACGGTATCGCGCTCGACGTCGACGAGCCGCGTTCCGTGGGATCCGACCGTGCCTGCAACGCGATTGCCGCGCATGCCGGGCACCCGGGCGACCTCATCGTGATCAGTTTCGGTACCGCGACGACCATCGACCATGTCGATTTCAGCGGCGCGTATAAGGGCGGGATTATCGCGCCGGGGCTGAACCTGTCGCTCGATGCGCTGGTCGCGGCGGCAGCCAAACTGCCCCGCATCGCGATCGAGGCCCCCGCCACCGATACCGTCATCGGGCGCACGACCGAGAGCCAGATGCTGATCGGCATTTATTGGGGCTATGTCGCGATGATCGAGGGATTGGTGTCGCGGATGAAGGCCGAGATCGGACGGCCCGTACAGGTGATCGCCACCGGCGGGCTGGCCGCTTTGTTTCAACAACATTCGCATTTGTTCGATTCGGTCGACGCCGACCTGACGCTGAAGGGATTGTCGCTGCTCTGGCGGCGAAGCGTTAAAGCGCCTATGTAA